Proteins encoded together in one Bacteroidota bacterium window:
- a CDS encoding thioredoxin family protein, producing MQIGDKLPDFNLLCADGNWYTQFSFADKYALAIVFTCNSCNISKAYGQRLIDIFHQFEEDNLGILGINSNDAEKSPEDGYDEMVTISSKLHLPELHFRYLHDPTQDVAKRFGAKVNPEVFLFNSKRELVYKGAIDDCWDNEAMVTQIWLEDAIDYALDGVEVDYPEIDPIGCPIIWK from the coding sequence ATGCAAATAGGCGACAAACTTCCTGACTTTAATTTGCTGTGTGCTGATGGGAATTGGTATACCCAATTTTCATTTGCCGATAAATATGCACTGGCTATTGTTTTTACCTGCAACTCCTGCAATATTTCAAAAGCTTATGGACAAAGACTTATTGATATTTTTCATCAATTTGAAGAAGACAATTTGGGCATTTTAGGTATCAATAGCAACGATGCTGAAAAAAGTCCGGAAGATGGTTATGACGAGATGGTAACTATTAGTAGCAAACTTCATTTACCTGAACTTCATTTCCGTTACCTGCACGACCCGACGCAGGATGTGGCCAAAAGATTTGGAGCCAAAGTGAACCCAGAGGTATTCTTGTTCAACTCAAAAAGAGAGTTGGTATATAAAGGAGCAATTGATGATTGTTGGGACAATGAAGCAATGGTTACACAAATCTGGCTTGAAGATGCGATAGATTATGCATTGGACGGTGTTGAAGTCGATTACCCTGAGATAGATCCTATTGGCTGTCCTATCATTTGGAAATAA
- the tsaD gene encoding tRNA (adenosine(37)-N6)-threonylcarbamoyltransferase complex transferase subunit TsaD has product MPDINILAIESSCDDTGAAVIANGNILANVVATQTIHEKWGGVVPELASRAHMQHIVPVVHEALKIAGIKKNDLSAIAFTAGPGLIGSLLVGATFAKSFALALGIPLISVNHLNAHVMALLIDEPKPSFPFLCLLVSGGHTQLMVVKAPLQFEVIGQTTDDAAGEAFDKTAKILGLAYPGGPLLDKLAQQGDHTIHKFPKPQIPELDFSFSGFKTSVLYYIEKQKKMNPHFVTENLNDLCAAIQYTLVETLAHKVLKAIAQTGITQVAIAGGVAANSGLRKKLQDLSQQKGFSLYIPAFQYCTDNAAMIAITAHYQYLDSDFAEQSLAPYPRAL; this is encoded by the coding sequence ATGCCTGATATTAACATTCTTGCTATTGAATCGAGCTGCGACGATACGGGTGCAGCGGTTATTGCTAATGGCAATATTCTTGCCAACGTGGTAGCTACCCAAACCATTCATGAAAAATGGGGTGGGGTAGTGCCCGAGCTGGCTTCGCGTGCACACATGCAACATATTGTGCCTGTTGTACACGAAGCATTAAAAATAGCAGGAATCAAAAAAAACGATTTAAGTGCCATTGCTTTTACCGCAGGTCCTGGACTAATAGGCTCACTGCTAGTGGGTGCAACCTTTGCCAAAAGTTTTGCCTTGGCATTGGGTATTCCACTTATTAGTGTGAACCATTTGAATGCACATGTAATGGCTTTGCTCATAGATGAACCCAAACCTTCGTTCCCGTTTTTATGCTTATTGGTTTCGGGCGGTCATACACAGTTGATGGTAGTGAAAGCACCGCTTCAATTTGAAGTTATTGGCCAAACCACTGACGATGCAGCAGGAGAAGCTTTCGATAAAACAGCAAAAATTTTAGGCCTTGCTTATCCAGGAGGACCGTTGCTCGATAAACTTGCCCAGCAAGGAGATCATACGATTCACAAATTCCCAAAACCACAAATTCCCGAGCTCGATTTTAGTTTCAGCGGTTTTAAAACATCGGTACTATACTATATAGAAAAGCAAAAAAAAATGAACCCTCATTTTGTAACCGAAAACTTAAACGATTTGTGTGCCGCCATACAATACACCCTTGTAGAAACCTTAGCACATAAAGTATTGAAAGCTATCGCACAAACAGGCATTACACAGGTAGCCATAGCTGGCGGCGTAGCAGCCAATAGTGGTTTAAGAAAAAAACTACAAGACTTATCGCAACAAAAAGGATTTAGTTTATATATTCCCGCCTTCCAGTACTGCACCGATAATGCTGCTATGATAGCCATTACAGCACATTACCAATATCTCGATTCCGATTTTGCTGAGCAAAGTTTGGCTCCATATCCAAGGGCATTATAA
- a CDS encoding dodecin family protein has translation MALLKVIELLAESKKSWEDAAQNAVTEASKSIHNIRSVYVQDLSAEVDKKGKIIHWRLNCKISFEKDEK, from the coding sequence ATGGCACTCTTAAAAGTAATCGAACTATTAGCCGAATCAAAAAAAAGCTGGGAAGATGCAGCTCAAAATGCAGTTACCGAAGCATCAAAATCTATCCATAACATCCGCTCGGTGTATGTCCAAGATTTAAGTGCAGAAGTAGATAAAAAAGGGAAGATTATCCACTGGCGTTTAAATTGCAAAATAAGTTTCGAGAAAGATGAAAAATAA
- a CDS encoding DUF6629 family protein: MCFSASASFGAGVVLSVIGVASIKKVRSPSQNAFASIPLIFALQQITEGFVWLSFTHASFAFVQEASTYIFLFFAQIIWPIWVPYSILILKKKEKRQKIEKLLVGVGGVVSLYLAYCLWCYPVEAKAIGYHISYSQHYPSQFSLYGGVLYIIATIVPPFFSNIKRMWALGTAILISYIITAIFYEAYIISVWCFFASVISIAVYAVMHRIKTSDEFTKKGKYKHQIIAPII; this comes from the coding sequence ATGTGTTTTTCAGCTAGTGCAAGTTTTGGAGCAGGTGTTGTTCTTTCTGTAATAGGAGTCGCCTCCATAAAAAAAGTGCGAAGTCCGTCGCAAAATGCTTTTGCAAGTATCCCATTAATTTTTGCTCTTCAACAAATTACAGAGGGCTTTGTATGGCTTTCATTTACTCACGCCTCATTTGCTTTTGTACAAGAGGCTTCAACATATATTTTCTTATTTTTCGCTCAAATAATATGGCCGATATGGGTTCCCTATTCCATATTAATACTCAAAAAGAAAGAGAAACGACAAAAAATAGAAAAACTATTAGTTGGGGTTGGGGGAGTAGTATCGCTCTATCTTGCTTATTGTTTATGGTGTTACCCTGTGGAGGCAAAAGCAATAGGTTATCATATATCATACAGTCAACACTACCCATCGCAATTTAGCCTTTATGGCGGGGTACTCTATATTATTGCCACAATTGTTCCGCCTTTTTTTTCCAATATCAAAAGAATGTGGGCATTGGGTACCGCAATTTTAATTTCTTATATCATAACAGCAATATTTTATGAAGCTTATATTATTTCCGTTTGGTGTTTTTTTGCCTCGGTTATAAGTATTGCCGTATATGCCGTTATGCATCGAATTAAAACCTCGGATGAATTCACGAAAAAAGGGAAATACAAGCATCAAATTATCGCACCTATTATTTGA
- a CDS encoding MarR family transcriptional regulator, whose protein sequence is MITIEEAIKQKKFNSEHHKLMVNLLYTSSWVERIHQRFFKGHGITSQQYNVLRILRGQYPNSASVGIVLDRMIDKASNITRLVDKLAAKKYVTRTENPENRRMQQLLITQKGLDFLLSLDPLVELQINVSEKITNAEAKLLNNMLDKLRD, encoded by the coding sequence ATGATCACCATAGAAGAAGCCATCAAACAAAAAAAATTCAATAGCGAACACCATAAACTTATGGTTAATCTACTTTATACTTCTAGTTGGGTTGAACGTATTCACCAAAGGTTTTTCAAGGGACATGGCATTACATCGCAACAGTACAATGTGCTTCGCATACTTAGGGGTCAATATCCAAATTCAGCTTCTGTAGGAATAGTTCTTGATAGAATGATTGATAAAGCTTCTAATATTACCAGGTTGGTAGATAAGCTTGCAGCTAAAAAATACGTTACAAGAACAGAGAACCCCGAAAATAGGAGGATGCAGCAATTGCTCATCACCCAAAAAGGATTAGATTTTTTACTTTCTTTGGATCCTTTGGTTGAACTACAAATTAATGTTTCAGAAAAAATAACAAATGCTGAAGCTAAATTGCTTAACAATATGCTTGATAAGCTAAGGGATTGA
- the dnaK gene encoding molecular chaperone DnaK: MGKIIGIDLGTTNSCVSVMEGNEPVVIANSEGKRTTPSIVAFLKDGERKIGDPAKRQSITNPRNTIYSIKRFMGNTFDQVTKEVGRVPYEVVNGDNNTPRVKIDERLYSPQEISAMILQKMKKTAEDFLGTEVKEAVITVPAYFNDAQRQATKEAGEIAGLIVKRIINEPTAAALAYGLDKRNKDMKIAVFDCGGGTHDVSVLELGDGVFEVKSTDGDTHLGGDDFDHKIIDWLVQEFKDENSGLDLSKDPMALQRLKEAAEKAKIELSSSPSTEINLPYIMPVDGIPKHLVRTLSRAKFEQLVDDLVQRTIEPCKSALKNAGYTTSDIDEVILVGGSTRIPAVQAAVEKFFGKAPSKGVNPDEVVAIGAAIQGGVLTGEVKDVLLLDVTPLSLGIETMGGVFTRLIESNTTIPSKKSETFSTASDSQPSVEIHVLQGERPMSRDNRTIGRFHLDGIPPAPRGVPQVEVTFDIDANGILSVSAKDKGTGKEQKIRIEASSGLSDAEIKRMKDEAAANADADNKAKEEIEKLNAADALVFSTEKQIKEYGDKIPEDKKKAIQDACDKLKTAHAEKDFAAIEIASTELNEAWNAASQDLYAATQNQQTPPTEEANTNSNSNSDKNAEVTDVDFEEVK; this comes from the coding sequence ATGGGAAAAATAATAGGAATAGACCTCGGCACCACCAATTCTTGCGTATCAGTAATGGAAGGCAATGAACCAGTGGTTATTGCAAACAGCGAAGGTAAACGCACCACGCCATCAATTGTGGCATTTTTAAAAGACGGAGAACGTAAAATTGGTGATCCTGCCAAACGTCAATCAATTACAAATCCAAGAAACACCATATACTCTATTAAAAGGTTTATGGGTAATACGTTCGATCAGGTTACCAAAGAAGTAGGTCGTGTGCCTTATGAAGTTGTGAATGGCGATAACAATACACCTCGAGTTAAAATAGATGAACGTCTTTATTCACCTCAAGAAATAAGTGCTATGATTCTTCAAAAAATGAAGAAAACTGCTGAAGATTTTTTAGGTACTGAAGTTAAAGAAGCAGTTATTACCGTACCCGCTTATTTTAACGATGCCCAACGCCAAGCAACCAAAGAAGCTGGTGAGATAGCAGGTCTTATAGTAAAACGTATCATTAACGAACCAACTGCCGCAGCTCTGGCCTATGGACTCGACAAGCGTAACAAAGACATGAAAATTGCAGTATTCGATTGTGGTGGAGGAACCCACGACGTGTCAGTACTTGAACTTGGTGATGGTGTGTTCGAAGTTAAATCAACCGATGGAGATACTCACTTAGGTGGCGATGATTTCGATCATAAAATAATTGATTGGTTGGTTCAGGAATTTAAAGATGAAAACAGTGGACTCGATTTGAGCAAAGACCCGATGGCTTTGCAACGCTTGAAAGAAGCTGCCGAAAAAGCAAAAATTGAACTATCAAGTAGCCCGTCTACTGAAATAAACCTTCCTTATATAATGCCAGTTGATGGTATCCCCAAGCATTTGGTTCGCACGCTTAGCCGTGCAAAATTTGAACAATTAGTAGATGATTTGGTGCAACGCACAATCGAGCCTTGTAAATCCGCATTAAAAAATGCAGGCTATACCACTAGCGATATTGATGAAGTTATTTTGGTTGGAGGTTCAACGCGTATTCCTGCGGTGCAAGCAGCAGTCGAAAAATTCTTTGGCAAAGCCCCCAGTAAAGGTGTAAACCCCGATGAAGTGGTTGCAATTGGTGCAGCTATTCAAGGAGGTGTGCTTACAGGCGAAGTAAAAGATGTATTATTGTTAGATGTAACTCCATTATCACTTGGTATCGAAACAATGGGAGGGGTGTTCACCCGTTTAATTGAGTCGAATACTACCATTCCATCCAAAAAATCTGAAACATTTAGTACCGCAAGCGATAGCCAGCCTTCAGTAGAAATACATGTGCTACAGGGCGAACGCCCAATGTCGCGTGACAATAGAACGATTGGCCGTTTCCATTTGGACGGAATACCTCCCGCACCCCGCGGAGTGCCTCAAGTAGAAGTTACTTTTGATATAGATGCAAATGGAATACTCAGCGTCTCAGCAAAAGACAAAGGAACAGGCAAGGAACAAAAAATTAGAATTGAAGCATCTAGTGGATTAAGCGATGCCGAAATCAAACGTATGAAAGATGAAGCTGCTGCCAATGCCGATGCTGATAATAAAGCCAAAGAAGAAATTGAGAAGCTTAATGCTGCCGATGCATTGGTATTCTCAACCGAAAAACAAATAAAGGAATATGGCGACAAAATTCCTGAAGACAAAAAGAAAGCAATTCAAGATGCTTGCGATAAGCTTAAAACAGCCCATGCCGAGAAGGACTTTGCTGCAATCGAAATTGCATCAACCGAATTAAATGAAGCATGGAACGCAGCCTCGCAGGATTTATATGCCGCAACCCAAAATCAACAAACACCACCTACCGAAGAAGCCAATACCAATAGTAATAGCAATTCGGATAAAAATGCAGAGGTGACTGATGTGGATTTTGAAGAAGTTAAATAA
- a CDS encoding thioredoxin family protein, with product MKSLLQIILISLLFTLPASSNAAEKPANQDKLGFMKALPFDKIQEYAKIDRKPILLYFHSKTCITSRQFTREVISTSTVKGTIRKHFVSMNADVSSKEGKNTAQKFNVYTLPAVVLISADGELEYVCELKMDTGVFNGLISSFFSACNIYNSINDLKQTNGITFNEAANRIGASYAKRDFKNNTFASADLMAHQRTLDLPELSEANEGYMKEWENQKIALEGDKNKNSKVAKSNN from the coding sequence ATGAAATCACTATTACAAATCATTCTCATCTCTCTACTATTTACATTACCTGCTTCTTCTAACGCTGCAGAAAAGCCTGCAAACCAAGACAAACTAGGCTTTATGAAAGCACTTCCTTTTGACAAAATTCAAGAGTACGCCAAAATTGACAGAAAACCTATTCTGCTCTATTTCCATTCCAAAACCTGTATTACCAGCAGACAATTCACCAGGGAAGTTATTTCTACATCTACCGTAAAAGGTACCATAAGAAAACACTTTGTGAGTATGAATGCCGATGTATCTAGTAAGGAGGGGAAAAACACCGCTCAGAAATTTAATGTTTACACGCTGCCTGCCGTGGTACTGATTAGTGCCGACGGTGAATTAGAATATGTGTGCGAACTTAAAATGGATACTGGTGTTTTCAATGGATTGATTAGCAGCTTTTTTTCTGCTTGCAATATCTATAATTCCATTAACGATTTAAAACAAACAAATGGAATCACTTTTAATGAAGCTGCCAATAGGATAGGGGCTTCGTATGCTAAGAGGGATTTTAAGAACAATACTTTTGCCTCAGCAGATTTGATGGCACATCAACGCACCTTAGATTTACCTGAACTTTCAGAAGCTAACGAAGGTTATATGAAAGAATGGGAAAACCAAAAAATTGCACTTGAAGGTGATAAAAACAAAAACTCAAAGGTTGCAAAATCAAATAATTAA
- a CDS encoding DUF1573 domain-containing protein, whose translation MKKYIIIVFAFSAWVKIAQAQVPADTLGRILWEKSEYLFGNINEVDGKVDGIFYFLNVGKVPVKIDEVKTSCGCTIAEYSKGVIKPNEKGFVKATFDPTMKKGEFNKSITVKANTVPYYHLLDISGSVIPRPQGPTDWYPNKFGHLRMTTNHFAMDKVKTNKAKTTATKIYNEGTEPIKLLGFESPSYIKFTPSKMEILPGETIELLATLDGKTINDYGFIFAEAKMNTTDPDLKQVGIFVSANVEEFFPDTSKKFMAKAPNAFIASTTHDFGTIKDNEHVSTNFVIKNMGKTDLIIHKAKADCGCTVPKLEKTVIKPGETGNVAVIYNPTNKTGLQSKNVQVMLNDPRQPMINLTIKANVVKVTEE comes from the coding sequence ATGAAAAAATACATTATAATAGTTTTTGCATTTTCAGCTTGGGTAAAGATAGCACAAGCCCAAGTGCCCGCTGATACACTAGGCAGAATTCTTTGGGAAAAATCGGAGTATCTTTTTGGCAACATCAATGAAGTGGACGGCAAGGTAGACGGGATTTTTTATTTTTTGAATGTGGGTAAAGTCCCAGTTAAAATAGATGAAGTTAAGACTTCGTGCGGTTGCACCATTGCTGAATATAGTAAAGGAGTTATTAAACCTAACGAAAAGGGTTTTGTAAAGGCTACATTCGACCCCACTATGAAAAAAGGGGAATTTAACAAATCAATCACTGTAAAAGCGAATACTGTCCCCTACTACCATTTATTGGATATTTCGGGCAGTGTAATTCCTCGACCACAAGGCCCCACAGACTGGTATCCCAATAAATTTGGACATTTGAGGATGACCACGAACCACTTTGCGATGGACAAAGTGAAGACCAACAAAGCAAAAACAACGGCCACTAAAATATATAATGAAGGTACGGAACCTATCAAACTACTTGGGTTTGAAAGCCCATCTTATATAAAATTCACCCCATCAAAAATGGAGATATTACCTGGCGAAACCATTGAATTACTTGCTACGCTCGATGGAAAAACAATCAACGATTATGGATTTATTTTCGCTGAGGCTAAGATGAATACTACTGATCCTGACCTAAAACAAGTTGGGATTTTTGTATCGGCCAATGTGGAAGAATTTTTCCCCGATACGAGCAAAAAATTTATGGCCAAAGCACCTAATGCTTTTATTGCGAGCACCACCCACGACTTTGGCACCATTAAGGACAATGAGCATGTGTCGACCAATTTTGTAATAAAAAATATGGGCAAAACAGACCTCATCATACACAAAGCAAAGGCCGACTGTGGTTGCACAGTTCCTAAACTGGAAAAGACCGTAATTAAACCGGGTGAAACAGGCAATGTGGCTGTTATATATAACCCCACCAACAAAACTGGTTTACAAAGCAAAAATGTGCAAGTAATGCTCAACGACCCTAGGCAGCCTATGATTAATTTAACTATCAAGGCGAATGTGGTTAAAGTAACCGAGGAGTAG
- a CDS encoding PPK2 family polyphosphate kinase — protein MQGKKIKLSTIDTRAPEKFHKEEIKKELQKLKFKLEELQNLLYAENKHALLIILQGMDASGKDGAVKNVFASVNPMGCRVTSFKQPTALEMKHDFLWRIHQQVPEKGMIAIFNRSHYEDVLVQLVHNDVEDKVVKKRYEHINNFEKLLIENSTTVLKFYMHISKEEQLLRLEERINDKTKMWKYDEHDIKERMHWKEYMKAYENAFEHCSIHAPWHILPSDQNWYKEYLLAKKIVETLEGFKMKYPGLERQE, from the coding sequence ATGCAAGGCAAAAAAATTAAACTAAGCACTATCGATACACGTGCCCCAGAAAAGTTTCATAAAGAGGAAATAAAAAAGGAACTTCAGAAACTCAAATTCAAACTCGAAGAGTTGCAAAACCTATTGTATGCTGAAAACAAGCACGCATTGCTTATTATATTACAAGGCATGGACGCATCGGGAAAGGATGGTGCGGTGAAAAACGTATTTGCCTCAGTAAATCCAATGGGCTGCCGTGTTACTTCTTTTAAGCAACCTACTGCTCTCGAAATGAAACATGATTTTTTATGGCGAATACACCAGCAGGTTCCCGAGAAAGGAATGATTGCCATTTTCAATCGCTCTCATTATGAAGATGTTTTGGTGCAGCTTGTCCATAATGATGTGGAAGATAAAGTTGTAAAAAAGCGATATGAACACATCAATAATTTTGAAAAATTACTGATAGAAAATTCCACTACCGTGCTTAAATTTTATATGCACATATCAAAAGAAGAACAACTGCTAAGGCTGGAGGAAAGAATAAACGACAAAACTAAAATGTGGAAGTATGATGAGCATGATATTAAAGAACGCATGCACTGGAAAGAATATATGAAAGCTTATGAAAATGCTTTTGAACATTGTTCGATTCACGCTCCTTGGCACATATTGCCGTCTGACCAAAATTGGTATAAGGAATATTTGTTAGCAAAAAAGATAGTTGAAACTTTAGAAGGATTTAAAATGAAATATCCTGGATTGGAACGGCAAGAATAG
- a CDS encoding L,D-transpeptidase: MPQKLLIYLFILSFCKCGTEPVSDKKAIVTKEKSDLEIPELEINYHLIPIDSNSIAWLSSIKSDDSLKLIYYLNRIDKRYLLTQDSVLLPDTFINDILQYAPFPQSVTALTDIHKIIFFSYLAQSFAVYEQGKLIRWGPVSMGKFDSRTPLGLFNTNWRSKRAISTVNKDWIMNWFYNLENIGGASMHEYDLPGFPASHACVRLLQTDAFWFYNWADSWIPIDSTKIAAQGTPVIIYGSYPFGKRRPWRALAEGNRSTIITEKGITQEVQNFLPLILKQKLERDSVILKKAVQ, encoded by the coding sequence GTGCCCCAAAAACTACTTATATATCTTTTTATCCTTTCCTTTTGCAAATGCGGAACAGAACCTGTTTCAGATAAAAAGGCTATTGTCACAAAAGAAAAATCCGATCTGGAAATTCCAGAACTTGAGATAAATTACCACCTCATACCGATAGACTCAAATTCTATTGCGTGGCTTAGTTCCATAAAATCGGACGACAGTTTGAAGCTTATATATTATTTGAACAGAATTGATAAACGATATTTATTGACTCAGGATAGTGTGCTGCTGCCCGATACATTTATAAATGATATACTGCAGTATGCTCCTTTCCCACAAAGTGTGACGGCACTTACAGACATTCATAAAATTATTTTTTTCTCATACCTTGCCCAGTCATTTGCTGTATATGAGCAGGGCAAACTTATCCGCTGGGGGCCTGTGAGCATGGGCAAGTTTGATTCCCGAACCCCTTTGGGTTTATTTAATACCAATTGGCGATCGAAACGGGCCATAAGCACAGTGAACAAAGATTGGATTATGAACTGGTTTTATAACTTGGAAAATATTGGTGGGGCATCTATGCATGAATATGATTTGCCAGGCTTTCCAGCATCGCATGCCTGCGTACGTTTACTGCAAACAGATGCTTTTTGGTTTTATAACTGGGCCGATAGTTGGATACCTATTGATAGCACTAAAATTGCCGCACAAGGCACCCCGGTTATTATATATGGTAGTTACCCCTTCGGCAAACGTAGACCTTGGAGAGCATTGGCTGAAGGCAATAGGTCTACTATTATAACTGAGAAAGGTATTACCCAAGAAGTGCAAAATTTTCTACCGTTAATTCTAAAGCAAAAATTGGAGCGAGATTCTGTTATACTGAAAAAGGCGGTACAATAA
- a CDS encoding helix-turn-helix transcriptional regulator translates to MLYGNYVFINQLDMSENEFAARINSLIEKLNHNKKSFGESIDVSQPVITHLCNGRNNPSLDILQKIILNYPMVNPEWLITGNGEIMKNNNEINPYEQIKETLENIDSLIVESNQSMHKAIKLIRQLKSIP, encoded by the coding sequence ATGTTATATGGTAATTATGTGTTTATTAATCAATTAGATATGAGTGAAAATGAATTTGCTGCAAGGATTAACTCCTTAATTGAGAAATTGAATCACAACAAGAAGTCATTTGGTGAATCAATAGATGTTTCTCAACCTGTAATTACACACCTGTGCAATGGAAGAAATAATCCGTCATTAGACATCTTGCAAAAAATAATACTAAATTACCCAATGGTAAATCCTGAATGGTTAATTACCGGGAACGGTGAAATAATGAAAAACAACAATGAAATTAATCCTTACGAACAAATAAAAGAAACGCTCGAAAATATTGATAGCCTAATTGTTGAAAGCAACCAATCCATGCACAAGGCAATTAAATTAATTAGACAATTAAAATCAATCCCTTAG
- a CDS encoding LptF/LptG family permease: protein MFKTLDLYIIKKYFGTLTLMLLLLSGIITVFDVSQKIDDFIKNDASVYAILFEYYANFLPFMLNLLLPLFVFIAVIFFTGRMAGQTEIVAIMGSGVSVNRLLRPYMICALVITLLSAYLYNEIIPGNQIKRWKFEYEYIIPNRANVSRNLHRQVQPGVFITMQSFLYTDSTGYMFSADKFEGKSLKTRLTANRISWNKNTKKWKLEGYTIRTLGKEGDKLETGIFLDSTFNFNPRDFIQDEHWVEQLNYARLNDFIAKEKSRGAEDIEWYELEKYQRFSIPFSTFILTIIGFVVSYKKSRGGMGLKILIGITLSFSYIILMRFAGEFAKKNVIPVLLAVWIPNIIYSIIAFIMYVRAIAK from the coding sequence GTGTTTAAAACACTCGATTTATATATCATCAAAAAATACTTCGGCACATTAACACTTATGTTGTTATTGCTGTCGGGCATCATCACGGTGTTTGATGTGTCGCAAAAGATTGACGATTTTATTAAAAATGATGCTTCAGTATACGCAATTTTATTTGAGTATTATGCTAATTTTTTACCTTTCATGCTCAATTTATTATTGCCATTATTTGTTTTTATAGCAGTAATATTTTTCACAGGCCGCATGGCTGGGCAAACAGAAATTGTGGCCATCATGGGCAGCGGGGTATCGGTCAATCGCCTTTTAAGACCTTATATGATTTGTGCCCTTGTCATCACACTTTTATCGGCATATCTATACAATGAAATAATACCCGGTAACCAAATAAAACGGTGGAAATTTGAATACGAATATATCATACCCAATCGTGCCAATGTGAGCCGTAATCTGCACAGGCAGGTTCAACCAGGGGTATTCATCACCATGCAAAGCTTTCTCTATACCGATTCTACCGGCTACATGTTCAGTGCCGACAAATTTGAAGGGAAATCTTTGAAAACAAGGTTAACAGCTAATAGGATTAGCTGGAACAAAAATACGAAGAAGTGGAAACTGGAAGGTTATACAATCAGAACCTTGGGCAAGGAGGGCGATAAGCTGGAAACAGGAATTTTTTTAGATAGCACTTTCAATTTTAACCCACGCGATTTTATACAAGATGAACATTGGGTGGAACAACTGAACTATGCAAGGCTGAATGATTTTATTGCTAAAGAAAAATCGCGAGGGGCCGAAGATATAGAATGGTATGAGTTGGAAAAATACCAACGCTTTTCCATTCCCTTTTCCACATTTATACTTACTATTATAGGATTTGTGGTTTCATACAAAAAAAGTAGGGGAGGGATGGGTCTCAAAATACTCATAGGCATTACCCTCAGTTTTTCTTATATCATATTAATGCGTTTCGCAGGGGAGTTTGCTAAAAAGAATGTTATTCCAGTGCTTTTGGCTGTGTGGATTCCGAACATTATATATTCTATTATAGCATTCATCATGTATGTGCGTGCTATTGCAAAGTAG